One part of the Mesorhizobium sp. M4B.F.Ca.ET.058.02.1.1 genome encodes these proteins:
- a CDS encoding 5-bromo-4-chloroindolyl phosphate hydrolysis family protein, translating into MRWLFGNDWNWIAAGAVSAALLLGLSFLTHFPFLVSLVIAALVFAGLVFVLAPRQLFEGLDLGSIGGGQVAFARELLAQAQPAADKLAAAASSIADKDMKAKVKNLSDIAADVISRVEAKPASAPSVRRFLTYYVPQAAEVAEGYATLANRRAPSQVRLAKVGAVITKLQDAFVHYADSLADSELGTLDVDLRLIQESLKEDIGR; encoded by the coding sequence ATGCGCTGGCTGTTCGGGAACGACTGGAACTGGATCGCGGCGGGCGCGGTTTCGGCCGCGCTGCTGCTCGGCCTGAGCTTCCTCACCCACTTCCCGTTCCTGGTCTCGCTGGTGATTGCCGCGCTTGTCTTTGCCGGGCTGGTCTTCGTTCTGGCGCCGCGCCAGCTGTTCGAAGGCCTGGATCTCGGCTCGATCGGCGGCGGCCAGGTGGCGTTCGCGCGCGAGCTTCTGGCGCAGGCGCAGCCGGCTGCCGACAAGCTGGCGGCAGCCGCGAGTTCGATTGCCGACAAGGACATGAAAGCGAAGGTCAAGAACCTTTCCGACATCGCCGCCGATGTCATTTCCAGGGTCGAGGCGAAGCCCGCGAGCGCGCCATCCGTGCGCCGCTTCCTCACCTACTATGTGCCGCAAGCGGCGGAAGTGGCGGAAGGCTATGCGACGCTAGCGAACCGGCGCGCACCGAGCCAGGTGAGGCTGGCCAAGGTCGGCGCCGTCATCACCAAGCTGCAGGATGCTTTCGTGCACTATGCCGACAGCCTGGCCGACAGCGAGCTCGGCACGCTCGACGTGGACCTGCGACTCATTCAGGAGTCGCTGAAAGAGGACATTGGTCGCTGA
- a CDS encoding GntR family transcriptional regulator, with product MSQMQSVERQLREMILGLEIGPGERLTERWIESRFAASRTPVRAALLRLETEGLICRDGRGWTVSPINLAELEQIAVYREAVEVAAVRLTCLLEDRSAVDAIEAMLESCDAGTPREEWRRIGMDFHIELARLSGNEFLFRAVRDAMTRLSRARWLEVRDEAALGRAWAEHHAVLAAVRVGDAEAAARLLSAHIVGSRNRLVTSLRDDRRGLRARGFAVVAA from the coding sequence ATGTCGCAGATGCAGAGCGTCGAACGGCAGCTTCGCGAGATGATCCTCGGTCTTGAGATCGGGCCCGGCGAGCGCCTGACCGAGCGCTGGATCGAGAGCCGCTTCGCCGCCTCGCGCACGCCGGTCAGGGCCGCGCTGCTGCGGCTGGAAACCGAAGGGCTGATCTGCCGCGACGGGCGCGGCTGGACGGTCTCGCCCATCAATCTGGCCGAACTCGAACAAATCGCCGTCTATCGCGAGGCGGTCGAGGTGGCCGCCGTCAGGCTGACCTGCCTGCTGGAGGACAGAAGCGCCGTCGACGCCATCGAGGCGATGCTGGAGTCCTGCGATGCAGGCACTCCGCGCGAGGAATGGCGCCGCATCGGCATGGATTTCCACATCGAGCTGGCCAGGCTCTCCGGCAACGAATTCTTGTTTCGGGCGGTGCGCGATGCGATGACCAGGCTCTCCCGCGCGCGCTGGCTGGAGGTACGCGACGAGGCGGCACTCGGCCGCGCATGGGCGGAGCATCATGCCGTACTGGCGGCTGTGCGGGTGGGCGATGCGGAAGCGGCGGCGCGATTGCTTTCAGCCCATATCGTCGGCAGCCGCAACCGGCTGGTGACGTCGCTGCGCGACGACCGGCGCGGCCTGCGGGCCCGGGGCTTCGCCGTCGTCGCCGCGTGA
- a CDS encoding YkvA family protein — MNGKLKDWARTIKQDVHAIYLAAGDARTPWYAKVLALCVAGYALSPIDLIPDFIPVLGYLDDAIIVPLGILAVLKMIPPEVMAEHRAAAALAGERPVSRVAAVVIASVWGASATLAAWLGYRYFIG, encoded by the coding sequence ATGAACGGCAAGCTGAAGGACTGGGCGCGCACGATCAAGCAAGACGTGCACGCGATCTATCTCGCGGCCGGTGATGCCCGTACGCCTTGGTATGCGAAGGTGCTGGCGCTATGTGTCGCCGGCTATGCCCTGTCTCCAATAGACTTGATTCCCGACTTCATCCCGGTGCTGGGATATCTCGATGACGCAATCATTGTGCCGCTCGGCATCCTGGCCGTGCTGAAGATGATTCCACCGGAGGTCATGGCAGAACATCGAGCCGCTGCCGCGCTTGCGGGAGAGCGCCCGGTGAGTCGGGTAGCCGCAGTCGTCATCGCTTCCGTCTGGGGCGCATCTGCCACACTGGCGGCCTGGCTCGGCTATCGCTACTTCATCGGCTGA
- a CDS encoding substrate-binding domain-containing protein, producing MPKTLSSVLLLAVSLLLAACNSSNVKFSIVSGSENTVLEPIVQEFCAKQGATCIVSYQGSLDIGLGLQKPGGLDQDAVWPASSVWVDLFDSGRKVRNLTSIAQMPVILGVRKSKAAELGWVGRDVFMKDILAAVKDGKLRFLMTSATQSNSGASAYLAMLSSALGGKEVIQPGDLDNPNVRDTVSALLQGVERSSGSSGWLADLFIDSARKGTFYDAMWNYEATLKETNDKLKQMGDEPLYAIYPADGVAVGDSPLGFIDHGRGPEVEKFFTDLLAYLQSDTIRKRIADTGRRLPLGGVAIQAAAEPDWNFDPGRLVTSIRMPEPAVIRTALNLYQEALRKPSLTALCFDFSGSMEDQGEKQLQVAAQFLFTPEKASEVLVQWTPSDHIFVLPFDSVVRDTFEAGGDTAGQSQLLSDVAVQRAGGGTDMYACAQQALQRITATPNLSKYLPAIVIMTDGRTDGSPDMFLAQWRQAPVRVPVFGITFGDADKSQLDSLAKATSARVFDGSGDLASAFRAARGYN from the coding sequence ATGCCGAAGACGCTGTCGTCCGTTCTCCTGCTGGCGGTCTCGCTGCTGCTGGCCGCCTGCAATTCGAGCAACGTCAAATTCTCGATCGTGTCCGGTTCCGAGAACACCGTTCTCGAGCCGATCGTGCAAGAGTTCTGCGCCAAGCAGGGCGCCACCTGCATCGTCTCTTATCAAGGCTCGCTCGACATCGGCCTTGGCCTGCAGAAGCCGGGCGGACTCGACCAGGATGCGGTCTGGCCGGCTTCGAGCGTCTGGGTGGACCTGTTCGATTCCGGCCGCAAGGTGCGCAACCTGACCTCGATCGCGCAGATGCCGGTCATCCTCGGCGTGCGCAAATCCAAGGCCGCCGAACTCGGCTGGGTCGGCAGGGACGTATTCATGAAGGACATTCTTGCCGCGGTGAAAGACGGCAAGCTGAGATTCCTGATGACGTCGGCCACGCAGTCCAATTCCGGCGCCAGCGCCTATCTCGCGATGCTATCCAGCGCGCTCGGCGGCAAGGAAGTAATCCAGCCCGGCGACCTCGACAATCCGAATGTGCGTGACACGGTCAGCGCCCTTCTGCAAGGCGTCGAGCGCTCGTCCGGTTCCTCGGGCTGGCTGGCCGACCTGTTCATCGACTCTGCGCGCAAGGGCACGTTCTACGACGCGATGTGGAACTACGAGGCGACGCTGAAAGAGACCAACGACAAGCTGAAGCAGATGGGCGACGAGCCGCTCTACGCGATCTACCCCGCCGACGGCGTTGCGGTCGGCGATTCACCGCTCGGCTTCATCGACCATGGGCGCGGCCCCGAGGTGGAGAAGTTCTTCACCGACCTGCTCGCCTACCTGCAATCGGACACGATCCGCAAGCGTATCGCCGATACCGGCAGGCGCCTGCCGCTCGGCGGCGTCGCGATCCAGGCGGCAGCCGAGCCGGACTGGAACTTCGATCCGGGCAGGTTGGTGACGTCGATCCGCATGCCGGAGCCGGCGGTGATCCGCACGGCGCTCAATCTCTACCAGGAGGCGTTGCGCAAGCCCTCGCTGACGGCGCTCTGCTTCGACTTTTCCGGCTCGATGGAGGACCAGGGCGAAAAGCAGTTGCAGGTCGCCGCCCAGTTCCTGTTCACGCCGGAAAAGGCCAGTGAAGTGCTGGTGCAGTGGACGCCCTCCGACCACATATTCGTGCTGCCTTTCGACAGCGTGGTGCGCGACACATTCGAGGCGGGCGGCGACACGGCCGGCCAGAGCCAGTTGCTGTCTGATGTGGCCGTGCAACGGGCCGGCGGCGGCACCGACATGTATGCCTGTGCGCAGCAGGCCCTGCAGAGGATCACCGCCACGCCGAACCTGTCGAAGTATCTGCCGGCCATCGTCATCATGACCGACGGCCGCACTGATGGCAGTCCCGACATGTTCCTTGCGCAGTGGCGCCAAGCGCCGGTGCGCGTGCCGGTGTTCGGCATCACCTTCGGCGATGCCGACAAGAGCCAGCTCGACAGTCTCGCCAAGGCAACCTCGGCGCGAGTCTTCGATGGCAGCGGCGATCTGGCCAGCGCCTTCCGCGCCGCCCGCGGGTATAACTGA
- a CDS encoding MFS transporter, giving the protein MSKNGSEQGGYNVHWRRNLAVCFAGSFSTLIAMTLLLPFLPLYVEQLGAEGHAAIVQWSGIAYGATFFAAALVAPLWGRLGDRYGRKLMLVRASFGMAICMSLTGMVETVWQLVLLRLLIGFAGGYSSGSTILVAMQTPKERSGWALGVLSAGITAGGLVGPLLGGALPPVIGIRATFLLSGGVIFLAFLATTFLIKETPRPAAAKTGAASKPKSGWSQIPDKRPVVAMLATGMLLAFATMSIEPIITVYVQQLIEDESRVTLVAGVVMSAAALGAILSASWLGKLADRIGHWNVVIAALAISALLLIPQAFVTEGWQLIGLRFLMGLALGGLLPCITSVIRHNVPDGVGGNVLGLSISAQYVGQVAGPLLGGFAGGHFGMRSVFLGTSLLMAGGAAYNWIVQSRRTRNILAQAGSS; this is encoded by the coding sequence ATGAGCAAGAACGGCAGCGAACAGGGCGGCTACAACGTCCACTGGCGGCGCAATCTCGCCGTCTGCTTCGCGGGCTCGTTCAGCACGCTCATCGCCATGACCTTGCTGCTGCCCTTCCTGCCGCTCTATGTCGAGCAGTTGGGCGCCGAGGGCCATGCCGCGATCGTGCAATGGTCGGGCATCGCCTACGGTGCCACCTTCTTCGCGGCCGCCCTTGTGGCGCCGCTGTGGGGACGGCTGGGCGACCGCTACGGCCGCAAGCTGATGCTGGTGCGTGCCAGTTTCGGCATGGCGATCTGCATGTCGCTGACCGGCATGGTCGAAACCGTCTGGCAACTGGTTCTGCTGCGCCTGCTGATCGGCTTTGCCGGCGGCTATTCGTCGGGCTCGACCATCCTGGTCGCCATGCAGACACCGAAGGAGCGTTCCGGCTGGGCGCTGGGCGTGCTCTCGGCCGGCATCACGGCGGGTGGCCTGGTCGGGCCGCTGCTGGGTGGCGCATTGCCGCCGGTGATCGGCATCCGCGCCACCTTCCTGCTGTCGGGCGGCGTCATCTTCCTCGCCTTCCTGGCGACGACCTTCCTGATCAAGGAGACCCCTCGCCCGGCGGCGGCCAAAACTGGAGCTGCGTCAAAGCCGAAAAGCGGCTGGTCGCAGATCCCCGACAAGCGCCCGGTCGTCGCCATGCTGGCGACCGGCATGCTGCTCGCCTTCGCTACCATGTCGATCGAGCCGATCATCACTGTCTATGTGCAGCAGCTGATCGAGGACGAGAGCCGGGTGACCTTGGTCGCCGGGGTGGTCATGTCGGCGGCGGCGCTCGGCGCCATCCTGTCGGCCTCGTGGCTGGGCAAGCTCGCCGACCGCATCGGCCACTGGAACGTGGTGATCGCCGCGCTTGCCATCTCGGCCCTGCTGTTGATCCCACAGGCCTTCGTCACAGAGGGCTGGCAGTTGATCGGTCTGCGCTTCCTGATGGGTCTGGCGCTGGGCGGGCTCCTGCCCTGCATCACCAGCGTCATCCGCCACAACGTGCCGGACGGCGTCGGCGGCAATGTGCTGGGCCTGTCAATCTCGGCGCAATATGTCGGCCAGGTGGCCGGGCCACTGCTCGGCGGCTTTGCCGGAGGCCATTTCGGCATGCGCTCGGTATTCCTGGGAACATCGCTGCTGATGGCCGGCGGCGCGGCCTACAACTGGATTGTCCAGTCGCGGCGCACGCGCAACATACTGGCGCAAGCCGGCAGTTCCTGA
- a CDS encoding OpgC family protein — protein MTMPVSPGRDTRIDVFRALALLTIFIDHVPGTMFETLTYKNFGFSDAAEAFVLISGMSVALAYGSKFQSGGRLLATLKMWRRAGVLYVAHIVTTMAVMALFCAAAVFARRPELLKLINIEPLMKNTPEVLVGIVTLGHQLGYNNILPVYAVLLLLAPAFLLLISYRPVPALVLSGALWLVVGIWQIAPPNYPEPGFWFLNPLSWQFLFNIGLAAMLHVRRGGVIPVNRWLLGAAAAYVLTALVWVHSPLWGRISWLDLPVVLTGFDKTFLSLPRLLHILAVSYLIVALPAVSNLFRTSPDHPLAILGKRSLPVFITGTVLAMVAQVLKLINPGGLAYDTLLISAGIAMQFALAFYLEWLSGIGSSGKKPARGEVPARASFGVQPMAAGNR, from the coding sequence ATGACCATGCCAGTTTCGCCCGGACGCGATACGCGTATCGATGTGTTTCGCGCGCTCGCGCTGCTCACCATCTTCATCGATCATGTGCCCGGCACGATGTTCGAGACGCTGACCTACAAGAATTTCGGCTTCTCGGACGCGGCTGAAGCCTTCGTGCTGATCTCCGGCATGTCGGTCGCGCTCGCCTACGGCAGCAAATTCCAGTCCGGAGGCCGGCTGCTGGCGACGCTGAAGATGTGGCGGCGCGCCGGCGTCCTCTATGTTGCCCATATCGTCACGACCATGGCGGTGATGGCGCTGTTCTGCGCCGCCGCGGTGTTCGCCAGGCGGCCTGAGCTGTTGAAACTGATCAACATCGAGCCGCTGATGAAGAACACACCGGAAGTCCTGGTCGGCATCGTCACGCTCGGTCACCAGCTCGGCTACAACAACATCCTGCCGGTCTACGCGGTGCTGCTTTTGCTGGCGCCGGCCTTCCTGCTTTTGATCAGCTACCGGCCGGTGCCGGCGCTTGTTCTGTCGGGAGCCCTGTGGCTAGTCGTCGGCATCTGGCAGATCGCGCCGCCCAACTATCCGGAGCCCGGTTTCTGGTTCCTCAATCCGCTGTCCTGGCAGTTCCTGTTCAACATCGGCCTGGCCGCCATGCTGCATGTCAGGCGCGGCGGCGTGATTCCGGTCAATCGCTGGCTGCTCGGAGCCGCCGCCGCCTATGTACTGACGGCGCTCGTCTGGGTGCACAGTCCGCTCTGGGGCCGGATATCCTGGCTCGATCTGCCGGTGGTGCTGACCGGCTTCGACAAGACATTCCTGTCGCTGCCGAGGCTCCTGCACATATTGGCGGTGAGCTATCTCATCGTCGCGCTGCCGGCTGTCTCGAACCTGTTCCGCACCAGCCCCGACCATCCGCTCGCCATCCTCGGCAAGCGCTCGTTGCCTGTGTTCATCACCGGCACGGTTCTCGCCATGGTGGCGCAGGTGCTGAAGCTGATCAATCCGGGCGGCCTCGCCTATGACACCCTGCTGATATCGGCCGGCATCGCCATGCAGTTCGCGCTCGCGTTCTATCTCGAATGGCTGTCCGGCATCGGTTCATCGGGCAAGAAGCCGGCCCGCGGCGAGGTGCCAGCGCGTGCGTCTTTCGGCGTCCAGCCGATGGCGGCGGGGAATCGGTGA
- a CDS encoding glycosyl transferase family 90, translating into MATPLRTAAKVFYYARNFARDLAPQALFRHRLRGWLEQARRSDGSVRERVNFYNRLQQPFVPSPAAVPVSRLPFSPSMYYYDLKEFARYFDPVLLIDLEFGDVIDVPKMPAIVKDRPIMDGNGNAVLMKLDKFRHFQMPADRQPFADKRPLVVWRGDLNNPIRTRFLDAVRHLPICDVGTPKKDAKAEYQKPYLTIDEQRRYRYIVSLEGNDVATNLKWIMSSNSLCLMPPPTYETWFTESEVRAGVHYVQLAPDFSDLADKVRHFERHPAEAERIVAAANAYCRKFRNERDEQAISLLVLYKYFVLSGQVKPDPEVWRFIAG; encoded by the coding sequence ATGGCCACGCCTCTCCGAACCGCAGCCAAGGTGTTTTACTACGCGCGCAACTTCGCGCGCGACCTCGCTCCGCAGGCGCTGTTCCGCCACCGGCTGAGGGGATGGCTTGAGCAGGCACGGCGGTCGGACGGCTCGGTCCGCGAGCGGGTGAACTTCTATAACAGGCTGCAGCAGCCCTTTGTGCCGAGCCCGGCAGCGGTGCCGGTCAGCCGGCTGCCGTTCTCGCCGAGCATGTATTATTACGACCTCAAGGAATTTGCCCGCTATTTTGATCCGGTGCTGCTCATCGACCTCGAATTTGGCGATGTCATCGACGTTCCCAAGATGCCGGCGATCGTCAAGGACCGGCCGATCATGGACGGCAACGGCAATGCGGTGCTGATGAAGCTGGACAAGTTCCGCCACTTCCAGATGCCCGCCGACCGGCAGCCCTTCGCCGACAAGCGTCCGTTGGTGGTTTGGCGCGGCGATCTCAACAACCCGATCCGCACGCGGTTCCTCGATGCGGTGCGCCACTTGCCGATCTGCGATGTCGGGACGCCGAAAAAGGACGCGAAGGCCGAATACCAAAAACCCTATCTCACCATCGATGAGCAGCGGCGCTACCGCTACATTGTCTCGCTCGAAGGCAACGATGTCGCGACCAACCTCAAATGGATCATGAGCTCGAACTCGCTCTGCCTGATGCCGCCACCGACTTACGAGACCTGGTTCACCGAAAGCGAGGTCAGGGCCGGTGTCCACTATGTGCAGCTGGCGCCTGACTTCTCCGATCTCGCCGACAAGGTGCGTCATTTCGAAAGGCACCCGGCCGAGGCCGAACGCATCGTCGCCGCCGCCAACGCCTATTGCCGAAAATTCCGCAACGAGCGGGACGAACAGGCGATCTCGCTGCTCGTCCTCTACAAATATTTCGTGCTGAGCGGCCAGGTCAAACCGGATCCCGAAGTCTGGCGCTTCATCGCCGGCTGA
- a CDS encoding alpha/beta hydrolase → MSEYTGKTAVLRDLSFPYRFTQPTEASGECLFLLHGSGVDETTLVPLAKQIAPDAALVAARGRIPQEDGFRWFERITPTSFEQASIRTETDAFATFVAEATKRHGLDLSRAAFLGYSNGANLVSSLMLLHSGLVRRAALLRAMPVLAETPPTDLGGTKVLMIAGAADLTYGPFAPALVMLLSQRGATVDARIITSGHEIGDSDATIVRQWLADPTAVA, encoded by the coding sequence GTGTCCGAATATACCGGCAAAACTGCCGTCCTGCGTGACTTGAGCTTCCCTTACCGCTTCACACAGCCAACAGAGGCAAGCGGCGAATGCCTGTTCCTGCTACACGGATCAGGTGTCGATGAAACCACGCTGGTGCCGCTGGCGAAACAGATTGCGCCGGATGCCGCACTGGTCGCCGCGCGCGGTCGAATCCCACAAGAGGACGGCTTTCGCTGGTTCGAGCGGATCACGCCGACCAGCTTCGAGCAGGCCAGCATCCGCACGGAAACGGACGCCTTCGCGACGTTCGTTGCCGAGGCGACGAAGCGCCACGGGCTCGATCTCTCCCGCGCAGCCTTCCTCGGCTATTCGAACGGCGCCAACCTGGTCTCGAGCCTGATGCTGCTTCATTCCGGTCTCGTCCGGCGGGCCGCGCTTTTGCGGGCCATGCCGGTGTTGGCCGAGACGCCGCCGACGGATCTCGGCGGCACAAAGGTGCTGATGATCGCCGGCGCCGCCGACCTCACTTACGGTCCCTTCGCGCCGGCGCTGGTGATGCTGCTAAGCCAGCGCGGCGCCACGGTCGACGCAAGGATTATCACATCTGGGCATGAGATCGGCGATTCGGATGCGACGATCGTCAGGCAATGGCTGGCGGATCCAACTGCTGTCGCGTGA
- a CDS encoding toxic anion resistance protein, with protein MTDKNSVTLLDDTSTLPAIVANPSEVARIEGTIDVGDRAAISVYGDRAQQSVSDFADKILAQIRNRDLGDTGTLLTDIIMKAKNLDPASLKEEGFLSNLFSSFKARLERFKEKYEDVAGQIDRIGLELDRHKDTLRRDIAVLDDLHEQTKDSILKLDAYVQAGKKFVDDYRANELPKLKAAAEAKGSDAGGTLEAQTYQDTVQALDRLEKRIFYLVQARQLGIQQLPQIRIVQSGDETLIENLQATSALTVPAWKQKMVILLGLTNQKSALELQKTVTDATNEMIRQTSKMMKDQAISIEEQAQRGIVDVETLAQANRDLIDTVQGVLKVQQEGRQKRADAEKQMDQMTADLKKALTQG; from the coding sequence ATGACCGACAAGAACAGCGTCACTCTGCTCGACGACACCTCGACATTGCCGGCAATCGTGGCCAATCCGTCCGAAGTGGCTCGGATTGAAGGCACGATCGACGTTGGCGACCGCGCAGCGATCTCGGTCTATGGCGACCGCGCCCAGCAGTCTGTCAGCGACTTTGCCGACAAGATCCTCGCCCAGATCCGCAACCGCGATCTCGGCGACACTGGCACGCTGCTCACCGATATCATCATGAAGGCCAAGAACCTCGACCCCGCCTCGCTGAAGGAAGAAGGGTTCCTGAGCAATTTGTTTTCCTCATTCAAGGCTCGGCTCGAACGCTTCAAGGAGAAATACGAGGACGTGGCGGGGCAGATTGACCGCATCGGACTGGAGCTCGACCGTCACAAGGATACGCTGAGGCGCGACATCGCCGTGCTCGACGACCTGCACGAGCAGACCAAGGACTCCATCCTCAAGCTGGATGCCTATGTCCAGGCCGGCAAGAAATTCGTCGACGACTACCGGGCCAACGAATTGCCCAAGCTGAAGGCCGCGGCCGAAGCCAAAGGCAGCGATGCCGGCGGCACGCTGGAGGCGCAGACCTATCAGGACACGGTGCAGGCACTCGACCGGCTGGAAAAGCGCATCTTCTACCTGGTGCAGGCTCGCCAGCTTGGCATCCAGCAACTGCCGCAGATCCGCATCGTGCAATCGGGTGACGAAACGCTGATCGAGAATTTGCAGGCGACGTCGGCGCTGACGGTGCCGGCCTGGAAGCAGAAGATGGTCATCCTGCTCGGCCTGACCAACCAGAAATCGGCGCTCGAGCTGCAGAAGACGGTGACCGACGCCACCAACGAGATGATCCGCCAGACCTCGAAGATGATGAAGGATCAGGCCATCTCGATCGAGGAGCAGGCGCAGCGCGGCATCGTCGACGTCGAGACGCTGGCTCAAGCCAACCGCGACCTGATCGACACCGTGCAGGGCGTGCTCAAGGTCCAGCAGGAAGGCCGCCAGAAGCGGGCGGACGCCGAAAAGCAGATGGACCAGATGACCGCGGACCTCAAGAAAGCGCTCACCCAGGGCTGA
- a CDS encoding DUF423 domain-containing protein — MGTTEQAASGGSRIFVLAGGLCGAAGVALSAAAAHLGGGFVGTAASFLLMHAPVFLAVGLIGADRALRIASLVLLFGLVLFCGDLLARDFLGSRLFPMSAPIGGTLLIAGWLAIAGSALVLRRA, encoded by the coding sequence ATGGGCACAACTGAACAAGCAGCTAGCGGAGGCAGCCGCATCTTCGTTCTTGCCGGCGGCCTCTGCGGCGCGGCGGGCGTGGCGCTGTCGGCCGCGGCCGCGCATCTGGGCGGCGGCTTCGTCGGCACGGCGGCGTCTTTCCTGCTCATGCACGCGCCGGTCTTCCTCGCCGTCGGGCTGATCGGCGCCGACCGCGCCCTGCGAATCGCAAGCCTGGTCCTGCTTTTCGGGCTGGTGCTTTTCTGCGGCGATCTTCTCGCCCGCGACTTCCTGGGTTCGCGGCTGTTTCCGATGTCGGCGCCGATCGGCGGCACCCTCCTGATTGCAGGCTGGCTGGCGATCGCCGGTTCGGCCCTCGTCCTGCGTCGCGCCTGA
- a CDS encoding LacI family DNA-binding transcriptional regulator produces the protein MASLIEGQARPIRLADIAKAAGVSHGTASNVFSRPEIVRAEVRERVKAVAEAMGYAGPDPKGRLLRAGKVNAIGVASTEPLSYFFDDPFARVMMAGISEACDATGAGIALVSAQNDEKLAWNIQSALVDGFILFCIEGGPRLVELTRERRLPFVALAVGFDDDTISMIGIDNVAGARLAARHLSELGHRRFAVLSLPFVDGSTGLVTPGRLGTALYTATRDRLAGYFEELSRFGIDTTKVPVYETENEAASTRAGLEAIFASGEPPTAILAMSDRMAMVAVDWLTGRGLNVPGDVSVIGFDGVPDGLLCSPRLTTIAQPIAEIGRRAARMILNFDGSVRREMLGVELIVRASTGPARP, from the coding sequence ATGGCATCACTCATCGAAGGCCAGGCACGCCCCATCCGGCTGGCCGATATCGCCAAGGCGGCCGGCGTCTCGCATGGCACGGCCTCCAACGTCTTCAGCCGCCCGGAGATCGTGCGCGCGGAAGTGCGCGAGCGGGTCAAGGCGGTGGCCGAGGCGATGGGCTATGCCGGACCCGACCCCAAAGGCCGGCTGCTGCGCGCCGGCAAGGTCAATGCGATCGGCGTCGCATCGACCGAGCCCCTCTCCTATTTCTTCGACGACCCTTTCGCGCGCGTGATGATGGCCGGTATCTCCGAGGCATGCGACGCCACAGGTGCCGGCATTGCGTTGGTATCGGCTCAAAATGACGAAAAACTCGCCTGGAACATCCAGAGTGCCCTGGTCGACGGCTTCATCCTGTTCTGCATCGAGGGAGGCCCTCGCCTCGTCGAGCTGACGCGCGAACGCAGGCTCCCCTTCGTCGCGCTCGCAGTCGGCTTCGATGACGACACCATCTCGATGATCGGTATCGACAACGTCGCCGGCGCAAGGCTGGCCGCGCGTCATCTCAGCGAACTTGGGCACCGCCGCTTCGCCGTTCTGTCGCTGCCTTTCGTTGACGGCAGCACCGGTCTTGTGACGCCCGGGCGGCTCGGGACGGCGCTCTACACCGCAACGCGCGACCGACTTGCCGGCTATTTCGAGGAGCTTTCCCGCTTCGGCATCGACACCACCAAGGTGCCGGTCTACGAGACCGAAAACGAGGCCGCCTCCACCAGGGCCGGCCTCGAAGCCATCTTCGCCAGCGGCGAGCCGCCCACAGCGATCCTGGCGATGTCCGACCGCATGGCCATGGTCGCGGTCGACTGGCTGACCGGGCGGGGTCTGAATGTCCCGGGGGATGTCTCGGTCATCGGTTTCGACGGCGTTCCGGACGGCCTGCTGTGCAGCCCTCGGCTCACCACGATCGCCCAGCCGATCGCCGAGATCGGCCGTCGGGCGGCGCGAATGATCCTCAATTTCGACGGCTCAGTGCGACGCGAGATGCTCGGTGTCGAACTAATCGTCAGGGCATCGACCGGACCGGCGAGGCCCTGA